The Salmo salar chromosome ssa06, Ssal_v3.1, whole genome shotgun sequence genome window below encodes:
- the litafd gene encoding lITAF domain-containing protein, whose product MSVNGKEPPPYIIPVEGQGDDGVKVYHVHTPFNPPSSTIPSDNYSMSQSQSQSQSKPVYTSGGGGIGGGGGAPTQKFVSYETELGRSEGMTTCTSCQQQVMTNVTYKVGAYAWLMCILFILCGLVVGCCLIPFFMKHFKDAYHSCPRCNRILHVDKKRCC is encoded by the exons ATGAGCGTAAATGGAAAAGAACCTCCCCCCTACATCATACCAG tTGAAGGACAAGGTGATGATGGGGTGAAGGTATATCATGTCCATACCCCCTTCAACCCTCCTTCCTCCACCATCCCCTCCGATAACTACTCtatgtctcagtctcagtctcagtctcagagcaAGCCAG tGTACACCAGTGGAGGAGGTGGTattggaggaggtggtggagctcCTACTCAGAAGTTTGTGAGTTATGAGACAGAACTGGGCCGTTCAGAGGGCATGACCACCTGTACTTCCTGTCAACAACAGGTGATGACTAACGTCACCTATAAAGTCGGAGCCTACGCCTGGCTCATGTGCATCCTCTTCATCCTCTGTGG gttGGTAGTGGGCTGCTGCCTGATCCCGTTCTTCATGAAACACTTTAAGGATGCGTACCACTCCTGTCCTCGCTGTAACCGCATTCTCCACGTGGACAAGAAACGCTGCTGCTGA